CATAAAATTTTGTTATCAATATATACCCATTCGCTTTTAAACTTACTTGCTAATTCCAATAATCTATTTTTATAAACTTCATTACCTGAAGCAATGTATAGTTCTATTAGCATTAAGGCAAAAGAATTTTGCATATTATATGGAACCAATACACCATCATATTTATAGGGCATTCCATACTGAAACTTATAATGTTTTTCTTCATTATCGTAATATTTCTCATAAAACTTATATATACTTTCTACATTATTGATAATTTCAGCTTTAACATTGGGTTTAACATCTTCAAATTCATTTGCATACCTTAACAAAGCATAATATATTTTAGAATCATGAACTAAAAAACTTATTTTAGTTTTATTATCTAATGAGTATTTTTTTGTAGTATAAGAATAATTGTTATTATATACATCAACATATCCTAGTTTTAAATTAGTAATATTTAACAAGTTTTCTACAATTAAATCAATTTGTTTTCTTATACGTTCATCTTTTATAGTTTGATACATATCAATTAATTCTTCAAGTTTTTCAGATTGATTCCATCCAACTCTTCCTAAAAAATTATTAGACAAAGAAAATGGATTAGCTAACTTGTCATTATAATAAATATATAATGCATTAAAAAATAGTTTTATATTTTTTTGATTTGAAGATATTTTATGAATCATTATTTTATTTGAATTTTTTACTAATAATTCATCATCAGTAGATTCATATAAGATGTTAAAACTATTTTTATCTAAATTATAAACACCGATATCCATCGATTCAGTGTTTTCTGAATAGTATTGTATGAGTAACTTATTTGTAATTTTAAGGAATTTTTCTATATGATGATCAAACTTTATTATTTTAATTAAATTTAAATCAATATCATAAAAATAAATATTGTTTTCATCATCATTAAAAATAAAATCCGTTTCTGAGAGTAATAAATTTTTATATAATTTTTCATCCAAGTTAAGCTCTATATTGTTAAAAAAAACTTTTGACTTACTGACAAATAATTCTGATAATAAATATGCAAAATCACCATTTTTATTAACAACTGGAGAAAATTCTATAAAATCATTATTTGTTATTTGTTTTTCTATTTTAGTTCTTTTATCATAAATATAAAGTTCAGGTTCATCACCAATATTTATTGCCGAATAGACTAAATAGTTATCATTATTATCTACTTCATAAGGATTTAGAATTATTTTAGAGTCAAAAACAAAACTATTAGATTCAATATCAAAAGAATAATCTTCAAAATGAATCATATATGTATTTTTATCTAATGAATTCTCCCCACAAGAACTTAAAAATAAAATAATAAAACAAAACTTGATAAACATAACTTTTTTATTTATTATCATAATATTACTTCTTCATTGAGAACTTTCTTTTGAAAAATATAAATAGAATCTAAGAGTTTTTTATATTCATATTCATTTTTTATTCTATTAATAATAATATCAAAATTTCTTCCATCATAAATAAATCCTAAATTATATTTAGTAACGATCAAAGATAAATAAGTATTTTCACTTACAATTACAGGAATTCCTAATGCAATTGCTTGAAAAAATTTATTTGATAATCCAAATTGATAACTTAAACAAATGTTTTCAGCACAACACCACATTACTGTTTTATTATATTTACATAAATTAAGAAGACTACCCAAATATTCTTTCTCACCAATAATCCAATTGTCATCATTAATGAAAGAAGGTATTTTATTTAAGAAGAATGCATTTACATATATCTTTCTTTTTTTTATTTCTTTATCTAAATTTTCAAGCATTCTATTGTTTGTTGCAGCACCTACATATATAATTTTAACTTCATCATTATCTTTGAAATAATTTTCTAATGCAAATCCTAAATACATTTTAAAATGATTATTTGTAACGATTTTAATTTTATATTCTTTAATATTATATAAATGCATATATAGTTTTTTTATTGCTAAATTAACAACAATTACTTTTTTAGCTTTCTTTAGAACTTGTTTTTCTAAAAAAATATCTAAACTAACCCTAAAAAAACTATTTTTTCTATTCCGATGAAATTCAACTTCATGAGCATCATAAATTAAATCAGATTCTAATTCTTTTGCTAAACATTTTCCAACTAATCCACAGAATAAGTCATTTGCGTGTATTGTTATTATTTCTGATTTATTATATTCTCTTAAAATTTTTTTAGCTACTAATTTCGATTTTTGATAATCATATAATGATTTTTTCAATCCTTTAAACAAGCCAAATGGTTTAATATTATAATTATAATAAAGTATTATCCAAAAATAAAAAGATGCAAAGAAAACAAAAAATAATTCTAGTAATAAAGGAAAATTCAAACTAATATTACTATTAATCTTTATTTCTTTACAATTTATTATCTCTGGATTTTTAGAGTTTTTAATTACTTCCAATACTCTATGATCAAATTCATAGGGTTCATCAATAAGTATTAAAGTTTTTTGCATAATTTTTATTTTAATAACGAAGCATATATTTTTGCAAGTTTTTGTTTTTGAGTATTCCAAGAATACTTATCTTCAATTAACTGGTATTTATCATGATCAAGTAAGTAATCTTCATTATTTTTTAAAAATTTCGAAATATTATAAACATTTGTATATAATTTTGTAAAATCTGTAGTAGTACCATTACCATAATCATTTAAAAACTCTTTAATTTCAACAAATTCACTTGCTATAATCGGTATATTTGCAAATGTCAATTCAAAAAGTTTATTTGGCATTGCTAACTTATAAGACAGAGCTGTTAAATCTGAAGCAATTACTCCAATATTAGCACCTTTTATGTAATTCACTACTTCTTCATAATGTACAGGAGGTAATATTTCGAATCTATTCGAAATCCCTAGTTTTGATGCCATCATATTTAATTTACTTCTTACTCTCTCGTCACATGGTCCAATAGTTGCAAATTTAACACCAACCAGATTAGGTAACATGTTTAAAATATCTTCGACGCCTCGCCCTGGTGTAACTTTTCCCACATATATAATTAAAGGAACTTGCTTTGATATTTTCAAATCTTCACGAATATTTCGTTGTGATTCCTTAATAATAGGGCTATTATATAAAACATGTATATCATTTCTTTTCAATTCTTGATTCAAAACCTGTGATATATGTTCGCCGACTGTTATAACTGCATCAGCTTTTGAAGCATATTTTTTCTCGATATAAGAAACAAATTTTTTTTGTATAAATGGTAATGGAGGATGTCTATGTACTTCTAATTCATGTGCATCAAATACTAACTTTGCATTACAACTTTTAGCCACTTTAGATCCAAGAGGTAAACATATCAAATCATGTGCATGGACCAAGTCAGGGTTCAATTCTATAATAGCATCTGAAAATACTTTTGTAAACAGATCATATTTAATAAATGGAGCTAGTTTTTTAATAATACTACTAAAAAGTTTTTTATTTATATATCTTAATACTTTAAAATATATTTTATCCCCTACCAATAAAGGAATTTTCCATTCAAGTCTATGATAATACACTCCATTTTTTACTTCTACTGCAGGAGTGTTCTTTCCTTGAGTTGCAAATATATGTACTTCGTAGTTATTTTCAACTGCTGCTTCTGCCATCTTTATTACTCTTGCATCACCTGTACAAGGATTTGATACTATAATTGCTATTTTAAGCATTTAGCAACTCCTCTTGTTTAATTTTATCTTCTCGTAGAATTCCAAAAACAAATACCTGAATTAAGGTTGAGACTATATAAGTTCCAATTCCTAAAGATATACATATAAAATAATTAATATCATCATTAATAAAGATTTTAACACTATAAAAAATTTCGTAAATATCAACTCCTATAGAAATCAATATGAGAACAAAAGTACCTAAACTTATCAAGAAAAATACCTTAGCAAGTTTTTTCAAAGCTTTAACTTGATTATTTCTATTAATAAAGTGTATTTCATGTTCTTCTTCCTGATTAATCTTATTTAATCTTGGGACACCAATAACATTTTCTAAACTTGTTTCTATTAAACTCACTTCATCAAACGATATAT
Above is a window of Sulfurimonas marina DNA encoding:
- a CDS encoding glycosyltransferase family 4 protein — its product is MLKIAIIVSNPCTGDARVIKMAEAAVENNYEVHIFATQGKNTPAVEVKNGVYYHRLEWKIPLLVGDKIYFKVLRYINKKLFSSIIKKLAPFIKYDLFTKVFSDAIIELNPDLVHAHDLICLPLGSKVAKSCNAKLVFDAHELEVHRHPPLPFIQKKFVSYIEKKYASKADAVITVGEHISQVLNQELKRNDIHVLYNSPIIKESQRNIREDLKISKQVPLIIYVGKVTPGRGVEDILNMLPNLVGVKFATIGPCDERVRSKLNMMASKLGISNRFEILPPVHYEEVVNYIKGANIGVIASDLTALSYKLAMPNKLFELTFANIPIIASEFVEIKEFLNDYGNGTTTDFTKLYTNVYNISKFLKNNEDYLLDHDKYQLIEDKYSWNTQKQKLAKIYASLLK